The sequence ATCAGGATAGCTCTGGGATTTATACTCTTTGTATGTTTTCACTCTCTGACCAATAATGCTGCTAAAACGGTTGAAAATGATGTTTatttaaaaccatttgtaaactgTACAGgaataaaatatcaaattttaaatacattttgaataaaatccccaaaaatggcctatttgttttttttcttcagataaACATTgtcaaaactaaaaaaaatgattatctctgctttgacttcctTATTTACTGTAGCTCTCTGTAAATGAAGAGGTATCAGTAAAACGCTTTTcattgtaaaaacacacaatgcagTAAAACAACACACAATGCAGTAGAAGGTGAAGAACCTCTGTTTTCTTCACCGTCTTCTTTCCTCACCAGTTGGCTTTGTAACCAACGTCACAAAATTCCCTGCTGTAGGCGTTCTGGTCTCGATACCCCACAGTCCACTGAAATATGAACAGGAAAGAAAAATTAGATGCTACAATTGTAGAACAAtacacatttttgaaaaatgtcccccactctctccccacatttactgtctctcttcagctgtcccatcaaataaaggcaaaaaaagccccaaaaaatatattccTCAGATCAGGGGCCAATGGATCCAAGTTTTCCAAAAAGTTTTCCAAGTATGTTCGCCTAAATATGTGACTTATCTTGGCTATCAATGCCTATTGATGGTTTTTGAAATGGTTTCTTCAAAAGTTCATAAATTTTATCTGGAAAATTCACAGATTTTTTGGGTACTACTACTTTCATCCCCCCTTCACCTTCAGTTAATTTTTATATTCTCTATATGAGGTCCAAAAGCATAAAGGGCCATTGATTTTTGGGGGGAGATTagcccaataaaaaaaaaattctgacatttattttttcttttaattctgactttaaagtcagaagtgaaaaaaaaaaaatggtcagAATTTTACTGGCCTAACCTCATCAAAAACCTTTTTTGTAATCCTCTTCTTTCTTCGTACATAGGCGAGTTGTATGAGTAGTAAAAAAAGGCAATCACAGCCAAGCTAGTGCCAAAGCTTCAGCTCTCAATGATGACACTATTTGCTTTTGGTATCTTTTTAGGGGGGCTCACAACTGCTGAGCACTCACATATGCCGGCTGTTGCCTCCATGGCTGTGCGGTCATGTTGCTCCACCCTATTGAgacaaaaatgtaatcaacaTAGATCCTGAGTCATTCATCATGTGATAATACAGTCTATCATATCTCACACTGACCATAATGTCTAGTCCACCTGTGTGAGGACTGGGGGCCGGAAGGGTAGGGTCTTTTCTTGTGAAGTCGGGGtttcttcttttcctgtttGGGGATAGGGGGCAGCAGCCTGCGAGCCTCAAATTTATACTCCTGCAGGAGTGTCTGTGCCTGTTCCTGAGGCAGCTCTACGTACAGcagatcctccagcagctcaCTGTGCTGCTCTGGAAGACTGCAGCTGgctgaagaaaagaagaaagaagtttGCCTTTTATAACGGATGCTAATGTTGGTTaaatcttcctctctttgtcatCAAAAAGTTGCACTGAGGTCTCCTCTTGTTATGCACTAAGATATGACTCAGACCCTGCTGTTTGAGCAGAGCGGTCTCAGGGATCTGCTCTTCATCACTGGTCTGGTGTTTGGACAGTCGTCTTCTCCACTCCTCTGCTGAAGGAAAGACAACCACCACTCTGCGTCTGAAGCCTGAAAACAACTGCAGCTTGTAACGCCGTGCAGAGAAGAGGATGTTGCACTGGAAACAAGATGACAAAGAGACATgttgagagagcagaggaggtgaaATGTGTATTCTCCAAGCAGTGTTAAGTCAGAGCTTCAATTGATTATAAATTCCATTTTCAATATTGAAACGTGCACAAACAAACTTTTGACTCACTGTGCTTTGCATGAAAATAAACTACAACAAAACTACTTCCCTTCAAGCATAATGAACCTTTTTGAAGTAGTTAAATCTATTTAAGTGTAAAGTGCTACCTGGTCGAGGATATATTTGCCAGGAGTCTGGGCAGCCATCTTGATCATTTCAGTGAGACACTGAGAAGCCTGCTGCAGCCTGATGTCACTCTGACCACCGCTCtacagataaacaaacaaaaacatacaaagtgAAACACTTTGAGATGAGAAggtcaaaaaaataaacatcatgttTGAATGCAAATAGAAAAACAAGAGAGTGAGGATTGCAAGTTTGACTGACAATCATACATgccagcagctcctctgtgcTCAGCAGCCTGTACTGTTTTTCTGGATGCTGCTTCATGTGAGCCCGAGCCCAGTGAGTCTTCCCTGAACCAGGAAGACCAACCATCAGCAAGACCTGGAGACAGAGAAAGTCAATTGTAACaacctttttgttttattatatttatgatCAAGCATTAAAACAACCAAACGTTGTTAGGGATAGCAGTTTCAATGTTATGACCCCAATGTGGACAGATctgaaatcagaatcagaatcacaaatactttatttatcccggggagggaaatttggtAAATCCTTCAAATGGTCCCATAAGGATGACTCTTAACAACTTAATGACCCCCCTAACTTTTCCCTTAGAGCCATGATTAGTTTGTTTTCAAAGGAAATGCCTCAGCTCTTGGTACAATCACTTGTGGTCTCCTGTCTAGATTGTAACTCTCCCATCCAGCTGAAAGCCCAGTGTCTATGTCTCACCTCATATTGTGCACTGACATCAGAGGCCATTGTGGTGCGCACCCTCTGCCCACGAGAAAGGGATGCCAGCGGTGTAAACCCTAATGGGCCAGGGTACCAGGGAGGGTCCATGTGGTCCAGGTGGAGTCTGAATGAGCAGCTCTTACAGAGAACGTGAGGGTACAAGGCATCACCCAGCAGCACGGAGGAGCTCAGGTTAAAGGCTGCACCCATGAAGCGGCCATTCCTGTGGAAGGAGAGCTCAATGACACCATCTGTAGAGAAAgactgtagacacacacacacacacacacacacacacacacacacacacacacacacacacacacacacacacacacacacacacacacacacacacacacacacacacacacacacacacacacacacacacacacacacacacacacacacacacacaggtgagatcAGAAGAAAAGAGATTTCTGGGAACTCAAAACTAGGCAACAAGTGTGTCTTTGGAGTTTCAAAGACTATGAATATAAAAGGAAAGATAGAAGGTTACTTACAGCATAACAGCCAATGATGTCGCCCTCTGAGAAGCGTTCCCCAAAGTCTTCTTCCTTCCCACCGGAAACTTTTTTACCACGACTGTCATAAGCAAAAGACACTTTGTCTTCACCTGGTTCGAGGCAAATAGAAAGTCAGTGACAAAACAGCATTAGAGTTTAACAAGAATAAACTAATATCCAGGAAAAGTTCCCTTTGCTGATATAAATTCTCCAGGAAAAGGATGGATCTACTTCTTACCCAGCAGTACAGAGCTGTTCCCCATCGACCAGCCAACTCTCAGGCCGTAAGAGTCTGCATCTGCATCATTCCCCAGCTGTGAGGTCAACAACTTCCTCTCTAGCCTCACCTCAAAGCCCACCCTGCCTTGCCGCACCCCATGGGTGAGCCTGCAGCCTGACCACAGCAGCGGGAATCGTTCCCAGAATCGTGGCTGGCCACATGCACCATCAGGACCCGCCTCAAAGTGGAGGTGACAGTCACCTGtgggaacaaaaagaaaagtcagaCTCAAAAGTGTCTCTGCAATGCTTTTGATAGGCTCATGACATTTTATGTCAAGGAAATGTATGTTCTGGCTGTAgttttacaacaaaaatataatacCACAATCATGGTTCAAATTAATTGTACTTGATTAGGTTTAGGTCATGTTTCTTGACCAGATCAACAATGAGAGTAGTCCAAAGACTTACCTGGGTTTAGTCTGACTCTATTTTCATCTTCCTCTGTTGCCTGCTCTCTTTCCAGTAGAGGCTGTGGGGACTTGGCTCTGATtgacaggagacagagacatgtGACTTTATTACACacccctttaaaaaaagttcAGATGAGAAACATGTCCCAAAAGGTCCTATTTAAAGGAAACTAAAGGAAAGTTTAATGCGGTGTTGCAA is a genomic window of Notolabrus celidotus isolate fNotCel1 chromosome 8, fNotCel1.pri, whole genome shotgun sequence containing:
- the si:ch211-107m4.1 gene encoding heterogeneous nuclear ribonucleoprotein U-like protein 2 isoform X2, which gives rise to MKLSDIKKLKVAELRSRLQELHLDSKGLKAELVGRLWSAIEAEETGQHNEEELITLQHENSGTHFKATDTVHVHTSSPTQTEVIEPTCIREYTDSATQTESKTESLPIPQQGSELISEFGSECQTVEEEEAADPEEDRRAQASSEDRRAQASSEDRRAQASSEDRRAQASSEDRRAQASSEDRRAQASSEDRRAQASSEDRGRGRAFYEFKEEIRYKRAKSPQPLLEREQATEEDENRVRLNPGDCHLHFEAGPDGACGQPRFWERFPLLWSGCRLTHGVRQGRVGFEVRLERKLLTSQLGNDADADSYGLRVGWSMGNSSVLLGEDKVSFAYDSRGKKVSGGKEEDFGERFSEGDIIGCYASFSTDGVIELSFHRNGRFMGAAFNLSSSVLLGDALYPHVLCKSCSFRLHLDHMDPPWYPGPLGFTPLASLSRGQRVRTTMASDVSAQYEVLLMVGLPGSGKTHWARAHMKQHPEKQYRLLSTEELLACMISGGQSDIRLQQASQCLTEMIKMAAQTPGKYILDQCNILFSARRYKLQLFSGFRRRVVVVFPSAEEWRRRLSKHQTSDEEQIPETALLKQQASCSLPEQHSELLEDLLYVELPQEQAQTLLQEYKFEARRLLPPIPKQEKKKPRLHKKRPYPSGPQSSHRWTRHYGWSNMTAQPWRQQPAYWTVGYRDQNAYSREFCDVGYKANW
- the si:ch211-107m4.1 gene encoding heterogeneous nuclear ribonucleoprotein U-like protein 2 isoform X1, with the protein product MKLSDIKKLKVAELRSRLQELHLDSKGLKAELVGRLWSAIEAEETGQHNEEELITLQHENSGTHFKATDTVHVHTSSPTQTEVIEPTCIREYTDSATQTESKTESLPIPQQGSELISEFGSECQTVEEEEAADPEEDRRAQASSEDRRAQASSEDRRAQASSEDRRAQASSEDRRAQASSEDRRAQASSEDRRAQASSEDRRAQASSEDRRAQASSEDRGRGRAFYEFKEEIRYKRAKSPQPLLEREQATEEDENRVRLNPGDCHLHFEAGPDGACGQPRFWERFPLLWSGCRLTHGVRQGRVGFEVRLERKLLTSQLGNDADADSYGLRVGWSMGNSSVLLGEDKVSFAYDSRGKKVSGGKEEDFGERFSEGDIIGCYASFSTDGVIELSFHRNGRFMGAAFNLSSSVLLGDALYPHVLCKSCSFRLHLDHMDPPWYPGPLGFTPLASLSRGQRVRTTMASDVSAQYEVLLMVGLPGSGKTHWARAHMKQHPEKQYRLLSTEELLACMISGGQSDIRLQQASQCLTEMIKMAAQTPGKYILDQCNILFSARRYKLQLFSGFRRRVVVVFPSAEEWRRRLSKHQTSDEEQIPETALLKQQASCSLPEQHSELLEDLLYVELPQEQAQTLLQEYKFEARRLLPPIPKQEKKKPRLHKKRPYPSGPQSSHRWTRHYGWSNMTAQPWRQQPAYWTVGYRDQNAYSREFCDVGYKANW